In one window of Candidatus Poribacteria bacterium DNA:
- a CDS encoding Gfo/Idh/MocA family oxidoreductase: MSKTYRAGLVGCGGMGRHHLQVLNDLPEFELVALCDIFPDAVNKSGDEYGVEARYLDFDQMYDEANLDLVTIATQTRGHHAPCVRNLSPLTSSKRMTWSLLGKPPVLSSPSINRTMSTPASGKHKRW, encoded by the coding sequence ATGTCCAAAACCTATCGTGCAGGACTTGTCGGATGCGGCGGCATGGGTCGCCATCATCTTCAGGTCCTCAACGACCTACCCGAATTTGAACTCGTTGCACTCTGCGATATTTTCCCCGACGCTGTCAATAAATCGGGGGATGAATATGGCGTCGAAGCGCGTTACCTTGATTTCGATCAGATGTATGATGAAGCGAATTTAGATCTCGTTACCATCGCTACACAGACACGAGGGCATCATGCCCCGTGTGTGAGAAACCTATCGCCATTGACCTCGTCGAAGCGGATGACATGGTCGCTGCTGGGGAAGCCTCCGGTGCTAAGTTCGCCATCCATCAACAGAACCATGTCAACCCCGGCATCCGGAAAGCACAAGCGATGGTGA